One genomic window of Vicugna pacos chromosome 18, VicPac4, whole genome shotgun sequence includes the following:
- the LOC102533412 gene encoding putative caspase-16: MDPLAQAFQEEMAKFREQLDARKVPVSCALVALMAHGGPQGQLLGADGQEVQPEVLVQELSRCGALVGCPKIFLLQACRGGHRDAGMGPTALPWFWRWLRAPPATPSQADILQIYADVQGSFPRGPIPGSSDQADILMVYAAAEGCVAYRDEKGSDFIQTLVEVLRADPRGDLLELMTEVNRQVCELEVLGPDSDERRKACLEIRSSLRRRLCLQS, encoded by the exons ATGGACCCTCTAGCCCAG GCTTTCCAGGAGGAGATGGCCAAGTTCCGGGAGCAGCTGGACGCTCGCAAGGTCCCTGTGAGCTGTGCGCTTGTGGCCCTGATGGCCCATGGTGGGCCTCAGGGACAGCTACTGGGGGCTGATGGGCAAGAGGTGCAGCCAGAGGTGCTGGTGCAGGAGCTGAGCCGCTGTGGGGCCCTGGTTGGCTGCCCCAAGATCTTTCTGCTTCAGGCTTGCCGTGGAG ggcacaGGGATGCAGGCATGGGGCCCACTGCTCTCCCTTGGTTCTGGCGCTGGCTGCGGGCTCCACCAGCCACCCCTTCACAAGCCGATATCCTCCAGATCTATGCTGATGTGCAAG GCAGCTTCCCCAGGGGCCCCATTCCAGGGAGCTCTGACCAAGCAGACATCCTGATGGTCTACGCAGCAGCTGAAG GCTGTGTAGCCTATCGGGATGAAAAGGGCTCAGACTTTATCCAGACACTGGTGGAGGTCCTCAGAGCTGACCCCAGGGGAGACCTCCTGGAGCTGATGACTGAg GTCAATCGGCAGGTGTGTGAGCTGGAGGTGCTGGGTCCCGACTCTGACGAGCGCCGCAAGGCCTGTCTGGAGATCCGCAGCTCCCTGAGGCGCCGGCTCTGTCTGCAGTCCTGA